In Natrinema amylolyticum, the following are encoded in one genomic region:
- a CDS encoding 30S ribosomal protein S8 has product MTGNDPLSNALSGLDNAESVGHLTHEVTPASNEIGSVLEVFYDRGYIDGFEYVDDGKAGQFEIELKGAINECGPIKPRYAVGSEDFEKWEKRYLPARDFGALVVTTSSGIMSHYEAREKGIGGQVIAYVY; this is encoded by the coding sequence ATGACCGGAAACGATCCACTCAGCAACGCGCTCTCGGGACTCGATAACGCCGAGAGCGTGGGTCATCTCACCCACGAGGTAACGCCCGCCTCGAACGAAATCGGCAGCGTGCTCGAGGTCTTCTACGACCGCGGGTACATCGACGGCTTCGAGTACGTCGACGACGGCAAAGCCGGTCAGTTCGAGATCGAATTGAAAGGAGCGATCAACGAGTGCGGCCCCATCAAGCCCCGCTACGCCGTTGGTTCCGAGGACTTCGAGAAGTGGGAGAAGCGCTATCTCCCCGCTCGAGACTTCGGTGCCCTCGTCGTCACGACGAGCAGTGGCATCATGAGCCACTACGAGGCTCGCGAGAAGGGTATTGGGGGTCAGGTGATCGCATACGTCTACTGA
- a CDS encoding 30S ribosomal protein S4e, translated as MTKHQKRLSVPKSWPVERKTETFTVKADAGPHGEDGVPLVVLLRDVLGYVDSRKEARYALSEDSILINGDPINDEQRPIGMFDIVAFPGRGEYYRVFPDEGGRLALTEIDEESAGSRLGKIVNKQQVAGGDTQLTLHDGTNVIVDDEYASKDSIVIDNDDKSVVAHFPYEEGALVTAVRGNHGGKVGEIDAIDITPGSGSNSVGVSTDDGGFETVEEYVVVIDENFTGDADASEDANGDTVSAGGADDE; from the coding sequence ATGACGAAACACCAGAAACGACTCTCGGTACCGAAGTCCTGGCCGGTCGAGCGAAAGACCGAGACCTTCACGGTCAAGGCCGACGCCGGACCGCACGGTGAAGACGGCGTGCCGCTCGTCGTCCTCCTGCGGGACGTCCTCGGCTACGTGGACTCGCGCAAGGAAGCACGATACGCCCTCTCCGAGGATTCGATCCTCATCAACGGGGACCCGATCAACGACGAACAGCGCCCGATCGGCATGTTCGACATCGTTGCGTTCCCGGGTCGCGGAGAGTACTACCGCGTCTTCCCCGACGAGGGTGGTCGACTCGCACTGACCGAGATCGACGAGGAATCGGCGGGGAGCCGCCTCGGCAAGATCGTGAACAAACAGCAAGTGGCGGGTGGCGACACCCAGCTGACGCTGCACGACGGCACGAACGTCATCGTCGACGACGAGTACGCTTCGAAGGACTCGATCGTCATCGACAACGACGACAAGTCCGTCGTCGCGCACTTCCCCTACGAGGAGGGTGCGCTCGTGACGGCCGTCCGTGGCAACCACGGTGGCAAGGTCGGCGAGATCGACGCGATCGACATCACGCCGGGCAGCGGCTCGAACAGCGTCGGCGTCTCGACGGACGACGGCGGCTTCGAAACCGTCGAAGAGTACGTCGTCGTTATCGACGAGAACTTCACGGGCGACGCCGACGCGTCGGAAGACGCGAACGGTGATACCGTGAGCGCTGGAGGTGCGGACGATGAGTGA
- a CDS encoding 50S ribosomal protein L5, whose product MSEAESGDFHEMREPRVEKVVVHMGVGQGGRELGKAEDIIEEVTGQESVRTQAKRTEPDFGIRQGDPIGAKVTLRDDDAYEFLDKSLPLTEISAAQFDNTGNFSFGVEEHTDFPSQEYDPSIGIFGLDVTVNLVRPGYRIAKRDKATRSIPSKHRLTTEDAIGFLEANFDVTVEGTDDE is encoded by the coding sequence ATGAGTGAAGCCGAATCCGGTGACTTCCACGAGATGCGCGAACCGCGCGTCGAAAAAGTCGTCGTCCACATGGGCGTCGGCCAGGGCGGTCGCGAGCTCGGTAAGGCCGAGGATATCATCGAGGAGGTCACGGGTCAGGAGAGCGTCCGGACCCAGGCCAAGCGAACCGAACCCGACTTCGGAATTCGCCAGGGCGATCCGATCGGCGCGAAGGTCACTCTTCGCGACGACGACGCCTACGAATTTCTCGACAAGTCGCTGCCGCTGACGGAAATTTCCGCGGCGCAGTTCGACAATACGGGTAACTTCAGCTTCGGCGTCGAGGAACACACCGACTTCCCGAGCCAGGAGTACGACCCGAGCATCGGAATCTTCGGGCTGGACGTCACTGTCAACCTGGTGCGTCCGGGCTACCGTATCGCCAAGCGCGACAAGGCCACTCGGTCGATCCCGTCGAAGCATCGACTGACTACCGAGGACGCCATCGGCTTCCTCGAGGCTAACTTCGACGTGACCGTGGAGGGCACAGACGATGAGTGA
- a CDS encoding 30S ribosomal protein S14, whose amino-acid sequence MSESETEENDHTGEHAAKRTGQIESCQRCGREQGLVGKYDINLCRQCFREIARDMGFRKYR is encoded by the coding sequence ATGAGTGAAAGCGAAACAGAAGAAAACGACCACACGGGCGAGCACGCGGCGAAGCGAACGGGACAGATCGAGTCCTGTCAGCGCTGTGGCCGCGAGCAGGGGCTTGTCGGGAAGTACGACATCAACCTCTGCCGGCAGTGTTTCCGCGAGATCGCCCGCGACATGGGATTCAGGAAGTACCGATAA
- a CDS encoding 50S ribosomal protein L6 codes for MRVELEIPENVTVEVDRFDVTVEGPEGAITRRLWYPDVTVEADDDQVVIESGAEDAKTNSTVGTFESHIRNAVHGVTEGWEYEMEVFYSHFPMQVRVEGEEVVIENFLGEKAPRRTTIHGETEVTVDDEQIVLSGPSKEDVGQTAADIEQLTKVSGKDTRVFQDGVYITNKPAKGGA; via the coding sequence ATGCGAGTAGAACTGGAAATCCCCGAGAACGTAACCGTCGAGGTCGACCGTTTCGACGTCACCGTCGAGGGCCCGGAAGGCGCCATTACGCGCCGTCTCTGGTACCCTGACGTGACCGTCGAAGCGGACGACGATCAGGTGGTAATCGAGAGCGGTGCCGAGGACGCGAAGACGAATTCGACCGTCGGCACCTTCGAGAGCCACATCCGAAACGCCGTCCACGGCGTGACTGAGGGCTGGGAGTACGAGATGGAAGTCTTCTACTCTCACTTCCCGATGCAGGTCCGCGTGGAGGGCGAGGAAGTCGTCATCGAGAACTTCCTCGGCGAAAAGGCACCGCGACGAACGACTATCCACGGTGAGACCGAGGTCACCGTCGACGACGAGCAGATCGTCCTGTCCGGCCCCAGCAAGGAAGATGTCGGACAGACGGCGGCGGACATCGAGCAGCTGACGAAGGTCAGCGGCAAGGACACCCGC